The Flavobacterium johnsoniae genomic sequence AGTCTCTTGCGCTATAATTTTGTTGTAACCAATTAGAAAGAAAAACATAATTATGAAAAATGTTTTTCTAAATTGCTTATTGATTCTTGCTTTTATTTCATTTTGCATGACTACCAGATTTTTGAAATGAAAAAATTGTCACAAGATTTTTTAAATAACTATCTCAAAATTAAGTAATAAATAATCCGATAAGTTTTTAGATAGACTTGAAATGGTTTCATTTTATAATTTGCAACATCAAAAAAAGCTTTTTAGTCGATTTTTACTTGTTTCAAAGAATTGAACAAAATAGAAATGATTTGTTTTTGTAAAAAAGTACCTTTTTAAACTATAATATTTAAATTTGCAGCCAAAATAACAACAACACAATTCTTATGTATAAATTGATAATTCGTCCGATACTTTTTTGGTTTGATCCTGAAGAAGTGCATTACTTTACTTTTTCATTCGTTAAATTCATTTCAAAAATTCCTGGAGTTTCGGCAATTATAAAATCAATTTATGAGGTAAAAGATTCTCGTTTAGAAAGAGAAGTGTTTGGAATCAAATTTAAAAACCCAGTTGGACTTGCAGCTGGTTTTGACAAAGATGCCAAATTATATAAAGAATTAGGAGATTTTGGTTTTGGTTTTATCGAAATCGGAACTGTAACGCCAGTTGGACAAGAAGGAAATCCGAAGAAACGTTTATTCCGTTTAAAAGAAGATCAAGCGATTATTAACCGAATGGGATTTAATAACGGCGGAGTTCTAGAAGCTGTAGAACGTTTGAAAAAGAATTCGGGTGTTTTAATTGGCGGAAATATCGGAAAAAACAAAGTGACAGATAACGAAGATGCGGTTAAAGATTATATCATTTGTTTTGACGCGCTATTTAATCATGTAGATTATTTTGTAGTAAATGTAAGTTCGCCAAATACACCAAATTTGAGGGCTTTGCAAGATAAAGAACCGTTGACAGCTTTATTGCAGACTTTGCAAAATAGAAATGTTGAAAAACAAAAAACAAGTACGCAAAAAGTAAAACCAATTCTTTTAAAAATTGCTCCAGATTTAACAGACGAGCAATTATTGGATATTATTGATATTGTAAAAACGACTCAGATTGCGGGTGTAATTGCTACAAACACAACTATTTCTAGAGACGGGTTACAATCTGCAAATCAATCAGAAATGGGAGGTTTGTCTGGAAAACCATTAACAAAACGTTCTACAGAAGTAATTCGTTTTCTTTCGGAAAAAAGCAATAAAGCATTCCCAATTATTGGAGTAGGAGGAATTCACTCTGCAGAAGATGTTATCGAAAAACTAAATGCAGGAGCAAGTTTAGTGCAATTGTATACTGGATTTATTTATGAAGGTCCAGCTTTGATAAAAGCAATCAATAAAAAGATTTTAGGGCAATTGTAAAAGAAGCGCCTGAACTATTAATCCGGCAAGTATCGCAATTCCAAAACTGATTAATGTACCAATTAAAACATATTCAGTAAGTTTTCGGTCTTTGGCTTCTTTTAAATCTCCGAATCTAAAGATAGATTTGGCAGCGAGTAAAAATCCAATTGCTTCAAAATGTCCAGTTAAGATGAATCCGAAAACAAACAAGCGTTCTAAAATACCAATATAATTTCCAGCAGCTATCAGCGAATTATCCTGATGGCTGTTTTGGCTTTCTGGCGCCCATATCGAAATTATCGTTTTGATAAAAATTGATGTTGGTTTAGTAAGCAATAAGATTCCCGTTATAAGAATCCAGAATTCATTATCTTTCCAGAAATAGGGGAAAGCTTTGTTTTCATATAAAAGTACAACTCCAATTAATACTAATAAATGCGCAATTTGGTCTACTACAAACCAAGTTCGTTTGTTTTTTGGTTTCTGGAAATTTAATTTGATTAAATCAATAATTCCATGAGTTACGACAATAAAAACGGCATAAGGAACAAAACTAACTTCTCCTACTAGAACCGCTGCCAACACTCCGTGAAGTAAAATATGAAGATATAAATAAACGCTTTTATGTTTATTTGCTTCTTTATGACTTACCCAAGAATTTGGTTGCCAGATAAAATCGCCTAATAAATGCGCTAAAAGCAGTTTTATAAATAAAATCATAATGCTGTAAGTTGTTTTATTTGAGTTCTAAAATATTTATCTAAATGCATGACTAAATCAAACTGAGCACGTTTCTGTCTTCGACTTACGGCGGCTTGATTGATTCCTAATTTTTGTCCAAGTTCTTCTTGTGATAAACTTGGATTTTCTATAGCCAACGCTACAAATTCTGCCGATTGCACGAGCCAACTGTCCATAAATGTTAATGCGAGCTGAATCATTAAATTTAGTTTTTCATCAAAACTTAAATCTCCTGTTCGTAAGGCTAGTGTGACTTTTTGCTTTTTTAAAGTTTCAAATAATTCACCAGAATTAATAAAAGCAGAGCCGTTGCTTTGAGAAATTCTTTCCGAATGATGTGTTTTATCTCCAAAACCAATACTCATTCGTGCGTCAGATTTTATGGCTCGCAAACGTGCTTTTACCAAAATTGCGGTTAACAATGCATCTTCAGGATTAGTAACTTCAATCTGAAATTCATCTCCACGATAAATCTCCCATTGACTTGGTGTTGTGCCAAATGGCGTTAAAATTTTTTTCAAATCTTCTACCCAATGTTCAGATTGCTGTCGTCTTGAACCAATTATATCGCCCGTAATTACGCTAGTCATAATCAAATATAATTAAAAAATAATAAAATTTCTATTACAAATATAAGTAATATTTTTAATTATTACACTTTTAGGTAATATTTTTAAATATTACGTTTTTGGGTAATTATTTTTAATATTACAATATTTTGTAATACTTTCGATTCGGCTAAAATTATCTTTTATTTCAATAAAAAAGAAACTAACTTAGCCTTTACAAATGAATAAGCTTTGAATAAAGAAATCAAGATTATCGAATGTCCAAGAGATGCCATGCAAGGCATTAAGACTTTTATTCCGACAAAAAATAAAGTGACATACATACAAGCTTTGCTTCGTGTAGGATTTGATACCATTGATTTTGGAAGTTTCGTTTCTCCAAAAGCTATTCCGCAAATGCAAGACACAGCGGCTGTTTTAGAACAACTTGATTTATCTCAAACAACAAGTAAACTGCTTTCTATAATTGCAAACACTCAAGGCGCAATTACGGCTTCAGAATATGAACAAATTCAATATTTAGGTTTTCCTTTTTCTATTTCGGAGAATTTTCAAATGCGTAATACTCACAAAACTATTGCAGAATCTTTAATTACTTTAGAAGAAATTTTAGAAGTTGCCGATAAGAAAAAGAAAGAAGTGGTCACGTATCTTTCTATGGGTTTCGGAAATCCATATGGAGATCCTTGGAACATTGAAATTGTGGCAGAATGGACAGAAAAACTCGCGGGAATGGGCGTAAAAATTCTATCGCTTTCTGATACGGTTGGAACTTCGACTCCAGAAGTAATTACCTATTTGTTTTCAGAACTAATTCCTAAATATTCTAAAATTGAGTTTGGAGCACATCTTCATACAACGCCAGAAAGCTGGTTCGAAAAAATCGATGCTGCTGCAAAAGCTGGCTGTGCTCGTTTTGATGGTGCTATTCAAGGTTTTGGAGGCTGCCCGATGGCAACAGATAAATTAACTGGAAATATGCCAACAGAAAAATTAGTTTCTTATTTTACTGCAAATAAGAAAGTTACAGGTTTGAACTCTTTAAGTTTTGAAAGTGCTTACAACGAAGCTTCAAAATTGTTCGGAAAGTTTCATTAATAAATGGTTATATTTACTAACTTCGACAATGATTGTAAGCATTAAGCGTTACATTTATTAGATATACTTTTGTCATGAAATCAGCCTTCTATAAAGTTATAAAAATAGTGATCTTGTCACTTTTATTTTCTTCATGTTCAAGTGATTTAGACTTTGGTCAAATAGATGATCTTAAGTTAGAACCTGCTTTTGTGGCAAATCTTGCTTATTTTGATATTCCAGCAAATAAGCTAATCGACGACGGTGGAAATCATGTTGTTGATGATTCAAGAGGATTTGATGTTTTTAAAGATAAATTTTTTAATGATCATTTACGAAAAGCCGAATTCAATTTTGAAATAGAGAATACCATAGATCGTGCCTTTGTTGTAAGTCTTCAATTATTAGATGCTAATGATCAAGTATTGCAAACCTTAACTTTTCCTGTTCCTGCCTACAGAGGAACTGCCAATGTTATAAAATTTCCGACTGAAGTCTTTGAAAATCAACGATTGGATCTCTTAAAAAAGACTGTAAAAATAGGTTTCAAAATTGCAATTTCTCAAGGAACTCCGCTAAATAGTCAGAGTTTAGGAAATTTAAAATTAAAATCAAGTGCCACAGCTTATTTAATAATTGGATGAGAAAAATATATCTGATTATCTGCCTCGTTTTTCAGCTTTCTTGTTTTTCTCAAAATAAAGAATTACTGTATAATTTCACGGCTATTCCGCAATCTTTAATGGTAAATCCAGGAGCCGACGTTTCTTATAAATATTATTTTGGATTTCCAGTTTTATCTGGAATTTCAGCCAATGTTGGTTCAAGCAGTTTTACGGCTTATGATTTGTTTGCCAATAACGGAGTCGATTTTAATCAAAAAGTTCGAAACGTAATTAATCAATCTACAAACAGAGATAAAGTTGTAACCAATCAGCAATTGGAAGTATTTTCAGGCGGATTTAGAATTGGCGGAAGAGAAAGTCAATCATACATTTCGTTTGGATTATATCAAGAATTTGACTTTTTTATGTTTGTTCCAAAAGATTTGGCAATATTAGCTTTAGACGGAAATAGCAATTACATCGGAAAATCGTTCAATCTTGGAGATCTAAGCATGAAGGCTGAGGTTCTTTCGGTTTGGCATGTCGGTTTTCATAAAAAAGTAAACGAAAAATTTGTTTACGGGGGTCGTGCTAAAATCTATTCAAGCGGTGCAAATGCTACATCTACAAAAAATTCAGGTTATATTTACACAGGACAAAACTCTGGAGATGCTAATCTTTATAAACAAATAATTTCATCCGATTTAGAATTAAAAACTTCTGGACTTTCTAAGTTTACAAAAGACGAATACGAAGGAAATGTGGTAAAAGATATTGCAAATAATACTTTTTTTAGCGGTAGTTTAGGTCTTGGTGTCGATGCTGGTTTTACTTATTATATTAAAAAGAATTTGCAGCTAACGGCAAGTGTTGTGGATTTAGGTTTTATAAAACAATCTAAAGATATTGAAACTTTAACCTACAAAGGAACATATCGATATGATGGAGTAAATCCCGATTTTACAGGAAATGACGAACCAGAAGATATTTTTGATGAATTCGATAAAGCCATTCCAAGAGATACATTATACAATAAGTATACTACGTGGCGACCAACTAAATTTTATTCTTCTATACAATACTCATTCGGAGAAGCGCGCCCTGATGACGAATGCAATTGTAGAGGAAAAATTAATACGTACTATAAAAATGCAGTTGGAGCACAATTATTTGCTATGTCTGCGCCGCGTGAACCTTTATTTGCTTTAACAGCATTTTATAAAAGAAGTATTTTTAAAAAATTAGAAGCAAAAGCAACTTATACTTTTGATACATTTTCAAACAAAAATATTGGTTTAGGACTCGCAGGAACACTCGGGCCAGTAAATATTTATGCTCTATTTGGTAATGTTTTAGAATATAAAGACTTATCGAAGGCGAGTAGTGCAACTTTTCAACTGGGAATCAATTTTGTGTTTCAAGACCGTGATGATGATTAATTTTAATTATCATAATTAGAAGCCATTTCCAGCTGTCCATTACAAGCACTCGAGCCAAAAAACTTTTTTTCAAGGCTTAAAAAGAGCTTCCGTTGGTCGCTTTTTTAAACCAGAAAAAAATGTTTTTTAGCTTTTCGTGGCTTTTCATTTCCATCTGGGCTAGGGCATATGTTTTTATAAGACAATTCTTGTAAATGCAAATTTATGAATAACTTAGTATTTAAGTTAGCAATTTATTCACTATATTTGCACGCAATTCAACTAGAAATTGCAACATGATAGCACACAACTCCAAGATTATCGGCGAAGGTTTAACTTACGACGATGTATTATTAGTACCTAACTACTCGAATGTGCTTCCCCGCGAAGTGAGTATCAAATCAAAATTCTCAAGAAACATCACATTAAACGTTCCAATCGTATCTGCTGCTATGGATACAGTTACAGAAAGTGCAATGGCAATTGCTATGGCACAAGAAGGCGGAATTGGTGTTTTACATAAAAATATGACTATCGAACAACAAGCAGGAAAAGTTCGAAAAGTAAAACGTGCTGAAGCAGGAATGATTATCGATCCGGTAACATTGCCAATGAATTCTACTATTGCTGACGCAAAAAATGCCATGAAAGAATTCGGAATCGGAGGTATCCCAATCGTTGACGAAAACAAAATCTTAAAAGGAATTGTAACGAATCGTGACTTACGTTTCGAGAAAAATGGCGCAAGACCAATCGCAGAAGTTATGACAAGCCAAAACTTAGTTACAGTTTCTGAAGGAACTTCATTAGAGCAGGCTGAAGTTGTTTTGCAAGGTCACAAAATTGAAAAATTACCAGTTGTAAACGATAAAAACGAATTAGTTGGTTTAATCACTTTTAGAGATATTACAAAACTGACTCAAAAGCCAATCGCTAATAAAGATTCTTTTGGTCGTTTAAGAGTTGCGGCCGCAATCGGAGTTACTGGTGATGCAGTTCAAAGAGCTGAAGCTTTGGTTGCTGCTGGTGTAGATGCGATTATTATCGATACAGCTCACGGACATACTGAAGGTGTTGTAAATACATTGAAAGAAGTAAAAGCAAAATTCCCTCAAATAGATGTAATTGTTGGAAACATTGCGACTCCAGAAGCTGCTAAATATTTAGTAGAAAATGGAGCAGACGGAGTAAAAGTTGGAATCGGACCTGGTTCTATCTGTACAACTCGTATCGTTGCAGGTGTTGGTTTTCCTCAATTTTCAGCAGTTTTAGAAGTTGCTGCGGCTATTAAAGGAACTGGAGTTCCAGTAATTGCTGATGGTGGAATTCGTTATACAGGAGATATTCCTAAAGCAATCGCTGCAGGTGCTGACTGTGTAATGTTAGGTTCGTTATTAGCAGGAACAAAAGAATCTCCAGGAGAAACTATCATTTTTGAAGGAAGAAAATTCAAATCTTACCGCGGAATGGGTTCTGTTGAAGCAATGCAAACTGGTTCTAAAGACCGTTATTTCCAAGATGTTGAAGACGATGTTAAGAAATTAGTTCCAGAAGGAATCGTTGGACGTGTTCCTTACAAAGGAGAATTGAACGAAAGTATGCTTCAATTCATCGGAGGTCTTCGTGCTGGTATGGGATATTGCGGTTCTAAAGATATTCCTACTTTACAAGAAACAGGGCGTTTTGTTAGAATCACGTCAAGTGGAATTACTGAAAGTCACCCACATAACGTAACTATTACAAAAGAAGCTCCAAATTATTCTAGATAATTTTAGCTTTTATAGATAAAAAAAAGGCGTAAGATTTAATTCTTACGCCTTTTTTTTATTTG encodes the following:
- a CDS encoding hydroxymethylglutaryl-CoA lyase, which gives rise to MNKEIKIIECPRDAMQGIKTFIPTKNKVTYIQALLRVGFDTIDFGSFVSPKAIPQMQDTAAVLEQLDLSQTTSKLLSIIANTQGAITASEYEQIQYLGFPFSISENFQMRNTHKTIAESLITLEEILEVADKKKKEVVTYLSMGFGNPYGDPWNIEIVAEWTEKLAGMGVKILSLSDTVGTSTPEVITYLFSELIPKYSKIEFGAHLHTTPESWFEKIDAAAKAGCARFDGAIQGFGGCPMATDKLTGNMPTEKLVSYFTANKKVTGLNSLSFESAYNEASKLFGKFH
- the guaB gene encoding IMP dehydrogenase — encoded protein: MIAHNSKIIGEGLTYDDVLLVPNYSNVLPREVSIKSKFSRNITLNVPIVSAAMDTVTESAMAIAMAQEGGIGVLHKNMTIEQQAGKVRKVKRAEAGMIIDPVTLPMNSTIADAKNAMKEFGIGGIPIVDENKILKGIVTNRDLRFEKNGARPIAEVMTSQNLVTVSEGTSLEQAEVVLQGHKIEKLPVVNDKNELVGLITFRDITKLTQKPIANKDSFGRLRVAAAIGVTGDAVQRAEALVAAGVDAIIIDTAHGHTEGVVNTLKEVKAKFPQIDVIVGNIATPEAAKYLVENGADGVKVGIGPGSICTTRIVAGVGFPQFSAVLEVAAAIKGTGVPVIADGGIRYTGDIPKAIAAGADCVMLGSLLAGTKESPGETIIFEGRKFKSYRGMGSVEAMQTGSKDRYFQDVEDDVKKLVPEGIVGRVPYKGELNESMLQFIGGLRAGMGYCGSKDIPTLQETGRFVRITSSGITESHPHNVTITKEAPNYSR
- a CDS encoding quinone-dependent dihydroorotate dehydrogenase produces the protein MYKLIIRPILFWFDPEEVHYFTFSFVKFISKIPGVSAIIKSIYEVKDSRLEREVFGIKFKNPVGLAAGFDKDAKLYKELGDFGFGFIEIGTVTPVGQEGNPKKRLFRLKEDQAIINRMGFNNGGVLEAVERLKKNSGVLIGGNIGKNKVTDNEDAVKDYIICFDALFNHVDYFVVNVSSPNTPNLRALQDKEPLTALLQTLQNRNVEKQKTSTQKVKPILLKIAPDLTDEQLLDIIDIVKTTQIAGVIATNTTISRDGLQSANQSEMGGLSGKPLTKRSTEVIRFLSEKSNKAFPIIGVGGIHSAEDVIEKLNAGASLVQLYTGFIYEGPALIKAINKKILGQL
- a CDS encoding DUF5723 family protein; protein product: MRKIYLIICLVFQLSCFSQNKELLYNFTAIPQSLMVNPGADVSYKYYFGFPVLSGISANVGSSSFTAYDLFANNGVDFNQKVRNVINQSTNRDKVVTNQQLEVFSGGFRIGGRESQSYISFGLYQEFDFFMFVPKDLAILALDGNSNYIGKSFNLGDLSMKAEVLSVWHVGFHKKVNEKFVYGGRAKIYSSGANATSTKNSGYIYTGQNSGDANLYKQIISSDLELKTSGLSKFTKDEYEGNVVKDIANNTFFSGSLGLGVDAGFTYYIKKNLQLTASVVDLGFIKQSKDIETLTYKGTYRYDGVNPDFTGNDEPEDIFDEFDKAIPRDTLYNKYTTWRPTKFYSSIQYSFGEARPDDECNCRGKINTYYKNAVGAQLFAMSAPREPLFALTAFYKRSIFKKLEAKATYTFDTFSNKNIGLGLAGTLGPVNIYALFGNVLEYKDLSKASSATFQLGINFVFQDRDDD
- a CDS encoding DUF3307 domain-containing protein; protein product: MILFIKLLLAHLLGDFIWQPNSWVSHKEANKHKSVYLYLHILLHGVLAAVLVGEVSFVPYAVFIVVTHGIIDLIKLNFQKPKNKRTWFVVDQIAHLLVLIGVVLLYENKAFPYFWKDNEFWILITGILLLTKPTSIFIKTIISIWAPESQNSHQDNSLIAAGNYIGILERLFVFGFILTGHFEAIGFLLAAKSIFRFGDLKEAKDRKLTEYVLIGTLISFGIAILAGLIVQALLLQLP